The following are encoded in a window of Bacillus sp. SORGH_AS_0510 genomic DNA:
- a CDS encoding DUF192 domain-containing protein: MKVVNLSNGAELANHLSTADTFFKRLKGLMFSKSLPAGHGLLIQPCQSIHTFFMNYSIDVIYLSEDLEIVGLDETVKPATVGKYHKRAKSVLEVPAGTIQQTETKIGNYLTIK, from the coding sequence GTGAAAGTCGTGAATCTGTCAAACGGAGCGGAACTGGCAAACCATCTATCAACAGCTGATACCTTTTTTAAAAGATTAAAAGGACTGATGTTTTCGAAAAGTTTACCAGCAGGACACGGCTTATTAATCCAACCCTGCCAATCCATTCATACTTTCTTCATGAATTATTCCATCGATGTCATTTACTTAAGTGAAGATCTTGAAATTGTCGGCCTGGACGAAACGGTAAAGCCCGCAACAGTAGGGAAGTATCACAAAAGAGCAAAGTCAGTATTAGAGGTGCCAGCAGGCACGATTCAGCAAACGGAAACAAAAATTGGAAACTATTTAACTATAAAATGA
- the addB gene encoding helicase-exonuclease AddAB subunit AddB, whose protein sequence is MSLRMVIGRSGSGKTAMFLDEIRTRLINQPEGKPIIYIVPDQMTFLSEYRLATDPMLGGMIRAQVFSFSRLAWRILQETGGISRVHLSNVGINMLIRKIIDEQKEQLKLFQRAADKTGFVQQLEQMIIEFKRYCISPEELLQGPAQFESGETTASKALHDKLMDLEIIYQKFEEEIFGKYIDSEDYFRLLSEKISASSYLRDAEIYIDGFYSFSPQEYRVLTELMKHCQKVSIALTTDHLSLNSAPDELDLFRLSGETCYSIYDLARSQGIEMDEPVVIHEQKKWEHPSLCHLEEHFDARPAIPYSGKAAINICQAVNRRAEIEGIAREIRRLVMEKKYRYKEIALLIRNGSEYHEIVEPVFEDYQIPYFIDQKRTMLNHPLIELIRSTIEVINSYWRYESIFRVIKTELIYPLQEDPIKMREKMDRLENYVLAYGINGSKWTKKDRWSFRRIRGLESSENGQTDAERKVEQELNELKIMVTAPLLRLSRRLKKADTGRKLCEAIYLFLEELDIPEKLEKWKREAEEKGNLVKMREHEQVWNAVIDLLDQYDEILGEEPVALKSFAAILESGFESLHFSLIPPALDQVLIGDLEKSRLTDIKVCFVVGVNEGVLPAKISDEGILSDEDREMLLTSGIQVAPSSRTRLLDENFLAYKAFTAPSEELYVTYPLANDEGKALIASSYIKRIKDMFPEAYEHYYVTDPAELSEEGQLSFVANFTTTLSYLTAQLQLSKRNYPVSALWWDVYNYYLESNGKEKAKKVFSSLFYTNQTVQLSKQVADELYGDTIQASVSRMELFNSCAFTHFAQHGLKLRERQIFRLEAPDIGELFHAAIKYISDTVNTRNISWAQLTKEQCEVLSKEAVNTIAPKLQNEILLSSERHHYIKRKLEQIITRASLVLSEHAKVSGFSPIGLELGFGANAELPPLSFPLKNGKRMELAGRIDRVDQAKSEDNNVFLRVIDYKSSEKDVHLSDVYYGLSLQMITYLDIVMTYSKELVEMEASPAGVLYFHVHNPLINATKLLTMDEIEAEIMKKFKMNGLLLSDQTAIKLMDQTLETGDSHIISAGIKKDGNLTKRSKVASMEHFNDLRNYVRTLYQKSGNAIIDGHVEISPYKQKDKKACTFCPFKSVCQLDEVIESNPYRVITPLSNDKVLERIREELSENE, encoded by the coding sequence ATTAATATGTTAATCCGAAAAATAATTGATGAACAAAAAGAGCAATTGAAGCTCTTCCAACGGGCTGCAGATAAGACAGGCTTTGTTCAGCAGCTAGAGCAGATGATTATTGAATTTAAGCGTTATTGCATAAGTCCTGAGGAATTATTACAAGGACCAGCACAGTTCGAATCTGGCGAAACGACTGCTTCTAAAGCCTTGCACGATAAATTAATGGATTTGGAAATCATTTATCAAAAATTTGAAGAAGAAATATTTGGGAAATATATAGATTCAGAGGATTATTTTCGTCTTCTTTCAGAGAAAATTTCTGCTTCTAGCTACTTGAGAGATGCAGAAATCTATATTGATGGATTCTATAGCTTTTCTCCGCAGGAATATCGAGTGCTCACAGAATTGATGAAACATTGCCAAAAGGTTTCCATCGCACTAACAACAGATCACTTGTCATTAAATTCTGCACCAGATGAGCTTGATTTATTTCGCTTATCAGGTGAGACCTGTTATTCCATTTATGATTTAGCGAGGTCTCAAGGGATAGAAATGGACGAACCAGTAGTCATTCATGAACAAAAGAAGTGGGAGCATCCGTCCTTATGTCATTTAGAAGAGCATTTTGATGCCCGTCCTGCAATTCCCTATTCTGGGAAGGCAGCTATCAATATTTGCCAAGCGGTCAATCGCCGAGCTGAAATTGAAGGGATTGCAAGAGAAATTCGCCGTTTAGTAATGGAAAAGAAATACCGTTATAAGGAAATAGCTTTATTAATTCGAAATGGCAGTGAGTATCACGAAATAGTTGAACCGGTTTTTGAAGATTATCAAATTCCTTATTTTATTGACCAAAAAAGGACAATGTTAAATCATCCATTAATTGAACTCATTCGCTCCACGATAGAAGTCATTAACAGTTACTGGCGCTATGAATCTATTTTCAGGGTCATTAAAACGGAATTAATCTATCCCTTACAGGAAGACCCAATAAAAATGCGTGAGAAGATGGATAGACTTGAAAATTATGTACTAGCCTATGGTATTAATGGAAGTAAGTGGACCAAAAAGGATCGCTGGAGTTTTCGGAGAATTAGAGGGCTAGAGTCGTCAGAAAATGGACAAACAGATGCAGAACGGAAAGTAGAGCAGGAGTTAAATGAACTAAAGATAATGGTAACCGCACCCCTGCTACGCCTTTCTAGACGATTGAAGAAAGCAGATACAGGGCGCAAACTTTGCGAAGCTATTTATTTGTTTTTAGAAGAATTAGATATTCCTGAGAAACTTGAAAAGTGGAAAAGGGAAGCAGAGGAAAAAGGGAATCTGGTAAAAATGCGGGAACACGAACAGGTGTGGAACGCGGTTATTGATTTATTAGATCAATATGATGAGATTTTGGGTGAGGAGCCAGTAGCACTAAAGTCCTTTGCGGCAATATTAGAATCTGGTTTTGAATCTTTACATTTTTCTCTGATTCCACCAGCACTGGACCAAGTGCTAATTGGAGACTTAGAGAAATCAAGATTAACGGATATCAAAGTCTGTTTTGTGGTTGGTGTGAATGAGGGTGTGTTACCAGCAAAAATTTCAGACGAGGGCATCCTATCGGATGAAGATCGGGAAATGCTTCTAACATCGGGAATTCAGGTAGCACCTAGCAGCAGAACACGCTTGTTAGATGAGAATTTTTTAGCCTATAAAGCTTTTACGGCACCATCTGAGGAGCTTTATGTGACCTATCCATTAGCAAATGATGAGGGAAAAGCCCTCATTGCCTCCTCATATATTAAGAGGATAAAAGATATGTTTCCAGAAGCGTACGAACATTACTATGTTACTGATCCAGCGGAATTATCTGAAGAGGGGCAGTTAAGCTTTGTAGCAAACTTTACTACAACGTTATCGTACCTAACAGCCCAACTTCAGTTGAGTAAGCGTAATTATCCCGTTTCAGCGCTATGGTGGGATGTGTATAACTACTATCTAGAGAGCAACGGGAAAGAAAAGGCAAAAAAAGTGTTCTCAAGCCTCTTTTATACAAACCAAACCGTCCAGCTTTCTAAACAAGTGGCAGATGAATTATATGGTGATACTATTCAGGCAAGTGTTTCGAGAATGGAATTGTTTAATAGTTGTGCCTTTACTCATTTTGCTCAGCATGGTCTGAAGCTTCGAGAAAGACAAATTTTCCGCTTAGAAGCGCCTGATATTGGAGAACTGTTTCATGCCGCTATTAAGTATATTTCTGATACTGTCAATACACGAAACATCTCATGGGCGCAGTTAACGAAAGAGCAATGTGAGGTATTGTCCAAAGAAGCGGTTAACACGATTGCTCCCAAATTACAAAACGAGATTTTGTTGAGTTCGGAGCGACATCACTATATAAAGCGAAAGTTAGAGCAAATTATTACGCGTGCTTCACTTGTGTTAAGTGAGCATGCAAAAGTGAGTGGCTTCTCCCCAATTGGATTAGAATTAGGATTTGGAGCAAACGCAGAGCTGCCACCATTAAGCTTTCCGTTGAAAAATGGGAAAAGAATGGAGTTAGCAGGGCGAATTGATAGGGTGGACCAGGCAAAGAGCGAAGACAATAACGTGTTCTTAAGGGTAATTGATTATAAATCGAGCGAAAAGGATGTTCATTTGAGTGATGTATATTACGGTCTCTCCCTTCAAATGATTACTTATTTGGATATAGTTATGACTTACTCGAAAGAATTAGTGGAGATGGAGGCAAGTCCAGCAGGTGTCCTTTATTTTCATGTTCATAATCCACTTATTAATGCAACGAAGTTATTAACAATGGATGAAATTGAAGCAGAAATCATGAAGAAGTTTAAGATGAATGGTCTATTGTTAAGTGATCAAACAGCCATTAAACTGATGGACCAAACACTGGAGACAGGTGATTCTCACATTATCTCTGCAGGAATTAAGAAGGATGGAAACCTAACAAAGCGTTCGAAAGTAGCCAGCATGGAGCATTTTAATGATTTAAGAAATTATGTACGGACATTGTATCAGAAATCAGGGAATGCCATTATTGATGGCCATGTAGAGATTTCTCCGTATAAACAGAAGGATAAAAAGGCGTGTACTTTCTGTCCTTTCAAATCAGTCTGTCAGTTAGATGAAGTCATCGAAAGTAATCCTTACCGAGTGATTACACCGCTATCGAATGATAAGGTTCTTGAACGAATCAGAGAGGAGTTGAGTGAAAATGAGTAA
- a CDS encoding spore germination protein: MPAIVGVAQVITLGSSSVFHIGDVYKIMPFSNAKTFSGAGSFNTGENLRLNNNSSSTNTSDADVIDQGIALNA, from the coding sequence ATGCCAGCCATCGTTGGAGTTGCACAGGTAATTACCTTAGGAAGCAGTTCAGTATTCCATATTGGCGACGTATATAAAATTATGCCATTTTCTAATGCCAAAACATTCTCAGGAGCCGGGTCATTTAATACAGGGGAAAATTTGCGTCTAAACAACAATTCAAGTTCTACTAACACATCGGATGCAGATGTTATTGATCAAGGAATTGCCCTAAATGCTTAA
- a CDS encoding Flp family type IVb pilin: MMKKMKALFTEEQGQGMTEYGLVLGLIAVGAVAVLLVMKDQVVKLFTDAKDALTSAGAGGGTQ; the protein is encoded by the coding sequence ATGATGAAAAAAATGAAAGCTTTATTTACTGAAGAACAAGGACAAGGTATGACTGAGTATGGGTTAGTTTTAGGACTAATTGCGGTTGGCGCTGTAGCAGTATTACTAGTAATGAAAGATCAAGTTGTTAAGTTATTTACGGATGCAAAGGACGCATTAACAAGTGCTGGTGCAGGCGGCGGGACTCAATAA
- the addA gene encoding helicase-exonuclease AddAB subunit AddA, giving the protein MSNAFIPPKPADVTWTDEQWKAIMAKDKDILVAAAAGSGKTAVLVERIIQKILSTDDPINVDELLVVTFTNASAAEMRHRIGEALEKAIDADPSSRHLRKQLSLLNKASISTLHSFCMEVIRKYYYLIDVDPGFRIADETEAQLIRDEVMDELFEVEYGKQENETFFNLVDSFTSDRSDDALQDIVRSIYDFARSNPLPEKYLQSIVDMYDVDKTTDIEDLPFIQALLFDIELQLEAAKEMSKRGLEITKLPNGPAPRAENFIDDLQVIDMLIKAKNDSWSTLYQAMQTWAFSRAKPVRGDQYDKDLADKAQKLREKSKKKIQDIGEELFSRKPESFLRDMEEMKPLIETLIYLVKEFAFHFEKAKKEKGLVDYADLEHYCLEILTGEISAKGEFIPSEAALAYRRHFKEVFCDEYQDTNMVQETILKLVTKDDEQYGNLFMVGDVKQSIYRFRLAEPNLFLGKYNRFTMDGESSGLRIDLARNFRSRKEVLEATNYLFKQIMGVRVGEIEYDEAAELRNGAPYPDDETFPVELILIDQKSDSLETTEEIESVAEMEPVGFDAAELEQSQLEARVIAAKIKELVSQGSPVYNTKTKSKRPVMYRDIVILLRSMTWAPQIMEEFKQQGIPIYANLSTGYFEATEVAIMMSLLRVIDNPSQDIPIASVLRSPIVGLTEEELAKIRIHQKKGSFWDAVSAFCQSKPDESTEGFYEKVRGFYDALTEWRSLARQGSLSELIWQLYRDTQFYDFVGGLPGGKQRQANLRALYDRARQYEQTSFRGLFRFLRFIERMIERGDDLGAARALGEQEDVVRIMTIHSSKGLEFPVVFMAGMARQFNLSDIRKPYMLDKEYGFAAKYVNIKKRISYPSLPQIAFKRKKKMEMLAEEMRVLYVAMTRAKEKLYATATLKDALKKMDQWIDVSSNTAWLLKDYERAAAASYIDWIGPALIRHQDCRELRMNGETSVLIPTEITNHPSSWNISLINAEEIKNQELALEMEQDYYMEKVQKSESVPAGSPYTEEIRDRLTWEYAYPNAAVHRSKQSVSEIKRSREVADEHSGTELVRHFKKTISKRPKFMQEKQLSPAERGTAMHMVMQHVDISKPVSEESIREQLDWMIHNELLTREQAEVIDSPLIVQFFHSELGQRYFHSKAIHREIPFTLSLPAKEVYPDWKGADESVFVQGIIDCILEDEEGLVLIDYKSDGITDRYKGGFAQAISILEDRYKLQINLYTKAIEQIWRRKVTERYLFFFDGAHVLKVNE; this is encoded by the coding sequence ATGAGTAATGCTTTTATCCCGCCAAAACCAGCAGATGTGACGTGGACAGATGAACAGTGGAAAGCTATCATGGCTAAGGATAAAGATATTCTCGTTGCAGCTGCTGCCGGATCAGGAAAAACAGCCGTTCTTGTTGAAAGAATCATTCAAAAGATTCTTTCAACAGATGACCCTATAAATGTGGATGAATTACTAGTGGTGACGTTTACGAATGCTTCTGCGGCGGAAATGCGGCACCGGATTGGCGAGGCTCTAGAAAAAGCGATCGATGCGGATCCAAGTTCTCGACATTTAAGAAAGCAGCTAAGCTTGTTAAATAAAGCCTCTATTTCAACGCTCCATTCTTTTTGTATGGAGGTAATCCGTAAGTATTATTACTTAATCGACGTGGACCCAGGTTTTAGAATTGCAGATGAAACAGAGGCACAGTTAATTCGGGACGAAGTCATGGATGAGCTTTTTGAAGTAGAATACGGCAAACAAGAGAACGAAACCTTCTTTAACCTTGTTGATTCGTTTACCAGTGATCGGAGTGACGATGCCTTACAAGATATTGTCCGGTCTATTTATGATTTTGCTCGTTCGAATCCTCTGCCAGAGAAATACCTGCAGTCAATTGTGGACATGTATGATGTCGACAAGACTACAGATATAGAAGATCTTCCTTTTATCCAGGCACTTTTATTTGATATTGAATTGCAATTAGAAGCTGCAAAGGAAATGAGCAAGCGGGGATTGGAAATTACCAAACTCCCAAATGGACCAGCACCTAGAGCGGAGAACTTTATAGATGATCTACAAGTAATTGATATGTTAATAAAAGCTAAAAATGATTCATGGTCGACGCTTTATCAGGCTATGCAAACTTGGGCGTTTTCACGTGCAAAACCTGTAAGAGGGGATCAATACGATAAGGATTTAGCAGATAAGGCACAAAAACTGCGAGAAAAATCCAAGAAAAAAATCCAAGATATTGGTGAAGAACTCTTTTCACGTAAACCAGAAAGCTTTTTGCGTGATATGGAAGAAATGAAGCCATTAATTGAAACTCTGATCTACCTTGTAAAAGAATTTGCATTCCACTTTGAAAAAGCTAAGAAAGAAAAAGGCCTGGTAGATTACGCAGATCTTGAGCATTATTGTCTAGAGATATTGACTGGAGAAATTTCTGCTAAAGGTGAGTTTATACCTTCAGAGGCTGCACTTGCCTATAGAAGGCATTTTAAAGAGGTTTTCTGTGATGAGTACCAGGACACAAATATGGTGCAGGAAACGATTCTAAAACTTGTGACCAAGGACGATGAGCAATATGGGAATCTGTTTATGGTCGGAGACGTAAAACAGTCGATATATCGGTTTCGATTAGCGGAGCCGAACCTATTTTTGGGCAAGTATAATCGATTTACCATGGATGGTGAATCATCTGGATTAAGAATTGATTTGGCACGGAATTTTAGAAGTCGGAAAGAAGTCCTTGAGGCGACAAATTATTTGTTTAAACAAATCATGGGTGTAAGAGTGGGGGAAATCGAGTACGATGAAGCGGCAGAACTTAGGAATGGAGCGCCGTATCCTGACGATGAGACATTCCCTGTTGAGCTGATCCTTATTGATCAAAAGTCAGACTCATTAGAAACTACAGAAGAAATAGAGTCTGTTGCTGAGATGGAACCAGTTGGTTTTGATGCAGCAGAACTAGAACAATCCCAGCTCGAAGCCAGAGTCATTGCGGCAAAAATAAAAGAATTAGTCTCACAAGGATCGCCTGTTTACAACACGAAAACAAAATCGAAAAGGCCGGTAATGTATCGAGATATTGTGATTTTGTTAAGGTCTATGACATGGGCACCGCAAATCATGGAGGAATTTAAGCAGCAAGGTATCCCTATTTATGCTAACTTATCCACTGGATATTTTGAAGCAACGGAAGTAGCCATTATGATGTCATTGCTTCGTGTCATTGATAATCCTTCCCAGGATATCCCTATTGCATCGGTGTTACGTTCACCGATAGTAGGACTTACCGAGGAAGAACTCGCCAAAATACGGATCCATCAGAAAAAAGGGTCCTTTTGGGACGCTGTTTCTGCATTTTGTCAAAGTAAGCCTGATGAGTCAACAGAAGGTTTTTACGAGAAAGTGCGGGGGTTTTATGATGCGCTGACTGAATGGCGTTCATTGGCAAGGCAAGGCTCATTGTCAGAACTCATCTGGCAGCTATACCGTGACACCCAGTTTTATGATTTTGTCGGAGGCCTGCCTGGTGGAAAGCAGCGCCAAGCGAATTTGAGAGCCCTGTACGACAGAGCACGTCAATATGAACAAACCTCATTCCGAGGATTATTCCGCTTTTTACGGTTTATTGAACGTATGATTGAAAGAGGGGATGACTTAGGAGCTGCTAGAGCATTAGGTGAGCAGGAAGATGTTGTTCGAATTATGACCATCCACAGCAGTAAAGGACTTGAATTTCCAGTAGTATTTATGGCTGGAATGGCAAGACAATTTAATCTGTCCGATATTCGTAAACCATATATGTTGGATAAGGAATACGGATTTGCAGCTAAGTATGTCAATATTAAGAAACGAATCTCATACCCATCTCTACCGCAGATTGCATTTAAACGGAAAAAGAAAATGGAAATGCTTGCTGAGGAGATGCGAGTGTTGTATGTAGCAATGACAAGGGCGAAAGAAAAGCTATATGCAACGGCTACATTAAAGGATGCATTAAAAAAGATGGATCAATGGATTGATGTCTCCTCTAATACAGCGTGGCTGTTAAAAGATTATGAAAGAGCAGCTGCTGCTAGTTATATCGATTGGATTGGTCCGGCACTCATTCGCCATCAGGACTGTAGAGAACTAAGAATGAATGGAGAAACCTCTGTTCTTATCCCTACGGAAATTACCAACCATCCGTCTTCTTGGAACATTTCATTGATAAATGCAGAAGAAATCAAGAACCAGGAACTAGCATTAGAAATGGAACAGGACTACTATATGGAGAAAGTTCAAAAATCTGAATCAGTACCTGCAGGTTCACCATATACAGAGGAAATTAGAGACCGTTTAACCTGGGAATATGCTTACCCTAACGCAGCGGTACATCGCTCAAAACAATCTGTATCAGAGATCAAGCGGAGTAGGGAAGTAGCAGATGAACATAGTGGCACAGAACTCGTCCGTCATTTTAAGAAAACCATTTCAAAGCGTCCAAAGTTCATGCAGGAGAAACAATTAAGTCCTGCTGAGCGTGGTACAGCCATGCATATGGTCATGCAACATGTGGACATATCTAAACCAGTTAGTGAGGAATCCATTAGGGAGCAGCTAGACTGGATGATTCATAATGAGCTGCTCACCCGAGAGCAAGCAGAGGTAATTGATAGCCCATTAATTGTTCAGTTTTTTCATTCTGAGTTGGGTCAGAGATATTTTCATTCAAAAGCCATCCATCGGGAAATCCCATTTACACTCTCATTGCCTGCAAAAGAAGTATATCCAGATTGGAAGGGTGCAGATGAAAGTGTTTTTGTCCAAGGAATCATTGACTGTATCCTAGAAGATGAAGAGGGCCTGGTTCTTATTGATTATAAATCAGATGGAATTACGGACAGATATAAAGGCGGCTTTGCACAAGCAATATCAATCCTAGAAGACCGATATAAACTGCAAATTAATTTATATACAAAGGCGATTGAACAAATATGGAGAAGAAAAGTTACTGAACGATATTTGTTCTTCTTTGATGGAGCGCATGTTTTGAAGGTAAATGAATAA
- a CDS encoding spore germination protein, which produces MPAIIGPVQIVNVGGGIVQFGDALYISPKSGSKTNAGSGAFNTGGFIVNNNGLSGTNVLDTNLIDQPIAGNN; this is translated from the coding sequence ATGCCAGCGATTATCGGTCCGGTACAAATCGTTAACGTGGGTGGGGGAATTGTGCAATTTGGGGACGCATTATATATTTCACCAAAGAGCGGCTCCAAAACAAATGCTGGGTCAGGAGCATTTAATACTGGTGGATTCATTGTAAATAATAATGGATTAAGCGGAACAAATGTCCTTGATACCAACCTAATCGACCAACCTATAGCAGGTAACAATTAA
- a CDS encoding prepilin peptidase, giving the protein MWSNLLLMILLIICVITDLKERKIYNKVLFPFLFIAWIFHSITAGWSGLTGALLGTAVGLGILLIPYLLGGMGAGDVKLLAVIGGLKGISFVLMASIYMALAGGFMAILFILYRKGFLKRLLYLMHGLRHGMRLSLLEENESVKTTLPYGVAIAAGAIFQVYFPGALFQ; this is encoded by the coding sequence GTGTGGAGTAACTTACTACTAATGATCCTCCTGATTATATGTGTGATTACCGACTTAAAGGAACGGAAAATTTATAATAAGGTTTTATTTCCCTTTTTATTTATAGCATGGATTTTTCACTCCATTACCGCTGGATGGAGCGGATTAACAGGGGCACTCCTTGGTACGGCTGTAGGGTTAGGAATCCTATTAATTCCTTATCTCCTTGGAGGAATGGGTGCTGGTGATGTAAAACTCCTTGCTGTAATTGGCGGATTAAAGGGAATCAGTTTTGTATTAATGGCGTCGATCTATATGGCTCTGGCTGGAGGTTTTATGGCTATCCTATTTATTCTTTACCGTAAAGGATTTTTAAAGAGATTATTATACCTAATGCATGGTCTGCGGCATGGAATGAGGCTTTCTCTTCTCGAGGAAAATGAGTCGGTCAAAACCACGCTTCCTTATGGCGTCGCTATTGCGGCAGGAGCCATCTTTCAAGTATATTTCCCTGGAGCCCTTTTCCAATGA
- a CDS encoding spore germination protein GerPB, which produces MNYYIQQSIQVNCIRIGSISNSSVMQIGSAGMIKPSAYLYNTGGFTEPAPKPIKALGSLVGTPAVPLQAAVRKKENVDK; this is translated from the coding sequence ATGAATTACTATATACAACAATCCATTCAAGTAAATTGCATAAGAATTGGGAGTATTTCCAATTCCTCTGTCATGCAAATTGGCAGTGCTGGAATGATAAAACCATCTGCCTATCTTTATAATACTGGTGGTTTTACAGAACCCGCCCCCAAGCCAATTAAAGCCCTTGGAAGCTTAGTGGGTACCCCCGCCGTGCCATTACAGGCAGCTGTTAGAAAAAAAGAAAATGTAGACAAATAA
- the gerPC gene encoding spore germination protein GerPC: MYQDYSQYLQWLQMYIQAQEKRIVALETTLQKMQEEMKQLKEKQPIHVDKIEYKFDQLKVETLEGTLNIGLNPSELSEIEDFAVQNQQLNVPPTAPKNQMQRSMKIEEAIYRYLETDLPSIVESTQRELNVPANEAYLSFIKQDITKQLPNRIEHHIRVNANTHRSSENTNVDDSIIDAIKQEIKNGVTVFFTNLPAHVKGMKAE; this comes from the coding sequence ATGTATCAAGATTATTCCCAATACCTTCAATGGCTGCAAATGTATATTCAAGCACAGGAAAAGAGAATCGTTGCATTGGAGACTACCCTTCAAAAAATGCAAGAAGAGATGAAGCAACTAAAAGAGAAACAGCCCATACATGTCGATAAAATTGAATATAAATTTGATCAATTGAAGGTAGAAACTCTTGAAGGGACATTAAATATCGGTCTTAATCCTTCTGAATTATCTGAAATCGAAGATTTTGCAGTCCAAAATCAGCAATTAAACGTCCCACCGACAGCCCCTAAAAATCAAATGCAACGTTCGATGAAAATTGAAGAGGCGATCTACAGATATCTTGAAACTGATTTACCCTCAATTGTAGAGTCCACTCAAAGAGAATTAAATGTTCCAGCAAATGAAGCCTATTTATCCTTTATCAAACAGGATATAACCAAGCAGCTTCCTAACCGAATTGAACATCACATAAGGGTTAACGCAAATACCCATCGGTCATCAGAAAATACAAATGTAGATGACAGTATCATTGACGCAATTAAGCAGGAGATAAAAAATGGCGTAACCGTATTTTTTACTAACCTGCCAGCACACGTGAAAGGGATGAAAGCGGAATGA
- a CDS encoding spore germination protein GerPE — protein sequence MLNRTSCVDAINIDIVSFSSILQLGDSCIINGLSRALAVQREAEEFYGYEGNYGAYPVYYEPIPLEPVTEDISMVQHHVNPIIKVHNIDFIAISSSSLLHVGNTQHVSMEVRVKHIRQLLPVPHDEQGQ from the coding sequence ATGCTTAATAGAACCTCTTGTGTAGATGCTATTAATATAGACATTGTATCGTTTTCTTCTATCCTGCAACTAGGGGATTCATGTATTATTAATGGTCTATCCAGAGCACTCGCAGTACAACGGGAAGCAGAGGAGTTTTATGGATATGAAGGAAATTACGGAGCGTATCCCGTCTATTACGAACCCATCCCTTTGGAACCAGTTACTGAGGACATATCAATGGTTCAGCATCATGTAAATCCAATTATTAAAGTTCATAACATTGATTTTATCGCTATATCATCCTCCTCCCTACTACATGTCGGCAACACCCAGCATGTTTCGATGGAAGTCCGGGTTAAGCATATTAGACAACTTCTTCCTGTTCCACATGATGAACAAGGACAATGA
- a CDS encoding spore gernimation protein GerPD — MNFEVYNRELIVQNIKVIGVASSSLVLVGDAETIQLASTFDTPAESLIIGPFVPLQSEVT; from the coding sequence ATGAACTTTGAAGTCTATAACCGAGAGCTTATCGTCCAAAATATAAAAGTTATTGGCGTTGCCAGTTCATCACTAGTCTTGGTTGGCGACGCGGAAACCATTCAATTGGCATCCACCTTTGATACACCGGCAGAATCATTAATAATTGGCCCATTTGTACCGCTCCAATCGGAAGTGACTTGA